From Halorientalis litorea:
GGAGCACGGCATGGCCTACGACACCGACGCGGGCAAGGCCGTAGCCATGACCGACTGGCAGCGCGAGATACTCGAAATTCTCCGTCGGGAGGCGTACTACTTCGCCCCACAGAAGATGACGAAGGTGCTCAACGAGGGCTGGGCGAGTTACTGGGAGTCGACGATGATGTCGAAGGAGGCGTTCGCCGACGCCGACGAGTTCGTCAAGTACGCCGACCACATGGCCCAAGTGCTGGGGTCGCCCGGGCTGAATCCGTACAAACTCGGGTTGGAACTCTGGCAGTACGTCGAGAACACGACCAACCGCCGGGAAGTCGTCGAGCACCTGCTCAAAGTCGACGGCATCACGTGGCGGAACTTCCACGACCGGGTGGACTTCGGGGCAGTTCAGGACCACATCGCACCGGACCCGATGCTATCGGACATTCCGGCCTCGCTCGACGAGTTCGCCGCCGACGACCCGCGCGTCGACGCCGAGGCACTGGAGCGGGCACGGAAGGGGGACGTGGACATCGAGACGTATCCGTGGAAGGTACTGACCTACGAGGGACTCGCGGAGCGGCACTACTCGCTGGTCGAACCCGCCAACCGTGGGTTCGTCTCACGCATCGGGCAGGAGGAACTCGAACGCGTCTCGCGGTACATGTTCGACACCGAACGCTTCGACAGCGTCGCGGACGCACTCGCCGACATCGACTACACGCGCGGGTGGGACCGGATGCGCGAAATCCGGGAGAGCCACAACGACGTGACGTTCCTCGACGAGTTCCTCACACAGGAGTTCGTCGACGAGAACGACTATTTCACCTACGAGTACACCCAGTCGACGGGCGACTACCGCGTCACGTCGACGGACTACGAGGACGTGAAGAAGAAGCTGATGTTGCAGTTCACGAACTTCGGGAAACCGACCGTCGTCGTCGAGGACGGCAACTACAACAACCGCAACGAGTTGCTGTTGGCCCACCGGTACAACGGCGTGATGCTCGACGTCGAACAGGCCACCGACACGCTCGAACGCGTCTTCGAGTTGTGGGGGCGACCGGTGAACCTCAAGACCATCGTAAAGGAACTCGACGAACACGACATCGAGGTTGCGAAACGCCGTGACCAGGAACCCGAACCGGAGGAGCGGGGGAAACTCATCCGCTACGACGGCGAGGAGGTCACCGTCCGTGACCTCGACTGGGACGAGGTCGAACACCTCGGGGCGACCGACGTGGACTACGACACCAAACCGGACGAGTGGCTCGCCTAACCGCCCCCGATTTCTCCGTCACACAGCTGTAAACAGTCGTTACGCGCCCTCACAAACGCGAGTTCTGGGAAAACGAGTTTCACGAGAGCGGCTGTGTTGGGATGTGAATCGTCCCGCACGGCGACCAGTCAGTGTAACAGTCGGTTGTCCAGTCCACCGTCGAGGCATCCCTGACTGCCTCGGGCGGACCGTGTAGCCAGTTCGTCAGGTAGAGCGGTTCTGTGGCGGAGAGTTGAACGGGCCGAAGAGTTCTGGACAAAGCATATTAATCTGTCCACCGTGTCTCGTAATGAGTTCTTAGAAGGTATTAATTAGATGGGAGAACGCGATACAGAACGAGAGAAGCGAACTGACCAGCAGTAAGATGGGTGTACTTGGGTGTACACTGGTGGTGTGCGGGCGGGGTGGACGGAGACAATGAGCACGGCCACACAAAGACCACGAACGGACACACTAGATGCGAGCGAGATACACGATATCCTGCGCAACGACCGACGCCGGTTAGCCATCAAGTGTCTCCGGGAGAACGGCGAGACGCTCAGCGTCCGTGACCTCTCGGAGGCCGTCGCCGCGAGGGAGACCGGCGAGTCTCCCCCGCCCCGTGACAAGCGGCGGAGCGTCTACGTCTCGTTGCACCAGACACATCTCCCGAAACTCGACGAACTCGGCATCCTCGAGTACGACACCGACAACAAGCGGGTCCTCCTCCAAGACAGGGCGACGGAAGTGACGACGTACATGGAAGTCGTCCCCCGCTACGGCATCACGTGGGCCGAGTACTACCTCGTGCTGGGCGTCCTCGGGTTCGGGACGGTACTGACCGCGAACCTCGGCACGCCGCTGTTCGGCACTATCGGTGCCCCGACGGTTGCGACGGGGTACCTGCTCGTGTTAGTCGCCTCCGCGGCGTACCACGTCCGGTCACAGGACAGACGGCTGTTCGAGGGACTCCGGTCTGAAGACATTGCGCCCGACGCCGAGGCTGACGCCGACGAGTAGGCTGAAGGGCCGCGCCGTCGACACTCACCACATGGTACGTGCCGACTTCGAGACGCAGACCGACGACCGGGTTACGGTCGTCGACATCACCGACGACGTAGCCGACGCGCTCCCGGCGGACGCCTCGGGGACCTGTACCGTGTTCGTCCGCCATACGACCGCCGCGGTCAGTGTCAACGAGGCCGAACCACGACTGCTCGACGACATCGAGACGGCAGTCGCGGGCCTCGTCCCCGAATCCGGCTGGCACCACGACGAACTGGACGGCAACGCCGACGCTCACCTCCGGTCGATGTTTCTCGGTCGGGACGTGACACTCCCCGTGGTGGACGGGTCCCTCGACCTCGGTACGTGGCAGTCGGTGTTGCTCGTGGAGTGTGATGGCCCCCGAACCCGGACAGTCACAGTCGTCTGTGAATGATGGCGACGGGACGCGCTCCCGGGAGACGGCAACCGCCGGTTTGATGCGGACGGACCCCAACTAGCAGTAGACCGGTCCGCCGGTCCTCGTCTCACATGTCCAAGACAGCCATCGTCTGGTTCCGTACCGACCTTCGAGTACACGACAACCCACCGCTCGCGGCGGCAGTCGAGGACACCGACGAAGTAGTTCCGGTGTACACGTTCGATCCACAGCAGTTCGGGGAGAGTGAATACGGCGTTCCCAAGACGGGGCCGCGACGGGCACAGTTTCGCCGCGAGAGCGTGACCGACCTGCGGTCGTCGCTCCGTGAACGGGACGGTGACCTCGTGGTTCGGCAGGGACGGCCCGACCGGGTACTCCCCACTCTCGCCAGGGAACACGACGCCGACGCCGTCCACTGCCAGACCCGACCGGCGACCGAGGAGTACGAGACGGAAGCGTCGGTTCGGCAATCTCTCTCCCACGAAGGTATCGAGTTGAAGACGCACTGGACACACACTCTGTATCACCGAGAAGACCTGCCCACGCCGGTGGCCGACATCGCCGACACGTTCACGCCGTGGCGGCAAGACGTGGAGGAAAACGCCGCAGTCCGGGAGCCGGTACCTGCACCCGAGACGGTGCCGACACCGGCAGTCGACTCCGGTGACGTTCCGTCACTGTCCGACCTCGGGTTCGAGAACCCGGAAACCGATATCGACGACCGGGGAGTCTACGAGTTCCGTGGCGGGGAAACGGCCGGATTGGAGCGACTGGCCGAGTACGTCTGGGAGCGTGACCGGCTACGGGAGTACAAGGAGACGCGGAACGGGCTCCTCGGTGCGGACTACTCCTCGAAACTGTCCCCGTGGCTGGCACACGGGTGTCTCTCCCCGCGGCGCGTCCACGCGGCGGTCCGTGAGTACGAGGCCGAACGGGTGGCCAACGAGTCGACGTACTGGCTCGTCTTCGAGTTGCTGTGGCGGGACTTCGACGCCTTCCAGTTCGAGAAACACGGCGCGCAGTTCTTCCAGCCCGGCGGCATCCGGGCACGCGACATCGACTGGCGGAAGGACCGGACGGCGTTCGAGCGGTGGGCGTCCGGCGAGACCGGCGTACCGTTCGTGGACGCGAACATGCGCGAATTGAATGCGACGGGGTACATGTCCAATCGGGGACGGCAGAACGCCGCCAGTTTCTTGGCGAACACGCTCGGCGTGGACTGGCGGCTCGGGGCCGCCTACTTCGAGTCACGCCTCATCGACTACGACGTGTGCAGCAACTGGGGGAACTGGGCCTACGTCGCCGGGACGGGAAACGATTCGCGGGATTCGGCCTTCGACGTGGTCGGACAGGCCCACCGCTACGACGGCGACGCCGAGTACGTCACGCACTGGTGCCCCGAACTCGACGGACTTCCATCCGCATACGCCCACGAACCGTGGACGATGAGCGAGGCCGAACAACGTCAGTACGGGGTCGAACTCGGTATCGAGTACCCCGACCCGATGGTCGACGTAGATGCCGGTCACGAGCAGTTCGAGTGACAGTTCAGGGCACCGGGACTCATATTCTTTCCCCTGCCCTCGGTCAATCTATCCGCCGAAACACATAATGTCCCCTATGTAGAAGGTACCACAGCACAGTAACTCATCTGACCCTTGTTACATGAGGTATTTCGACTTCACCATCTCGCCGGACGACGGGGCAATCCATCCCGCCGATAAAGTCATCGCCGACCATCCAGACGTACGTCGGGACGCGCTGATGCACGTCAACGCGCTCGGAGACGGGACTGGTGTCCTCCTCTACCGGTTGTTCGGCGACCACGAAACCCTGACAGCGGCTATCGACGACAGTCCAGCGGTCCTCGCGTGGGACGTGCTCGACGTTCAGGACGACAGGTTTCACCTCTACCTCCACGTTCCGCCGGGGCAACCCGCCGGGAGTCTGATGGCCCTCGCACAGAAGTACGCCCTCATCATCGACACCCCGTTGACCTTCACCGACCAGGGCGGCCTCCGAACCACTATCGTCGGGACACACGAGATGCTCCGGAAGGCCCTCGAAGAGACACCCGACGGCGTTCGGTTCGCCGTCGAGCAGGCGGGGCAGTACTCACCCGACCGCGAAGATATCCTCTCGGTCCTGACCGACCGCCAGCACGAAGTGTTCGAGACGGCCATCGAGGAAGGGTACTACGAGATACCACGCCAGACGACCCACGAGGACATTTCCGACGCGCTCGGCTGTGCCCCGAGTACCGTCGACGAGCACCTCCGCAAGGCGGAGTCGCGGGTCCTGTCGGCACTGATGCGGTAGGGCGGTCGAAAACAGAACCGCTTGCCGCGCTCAGTCGTCTGCCGTGGCGGCTTCGCCTCGGTATATCTTCTCGACTTTGTCCTCGAACTCGGACATGATGTTGCGCCGCTTTTTCTTCAGCGAGGGCGTCAACAGGTCGTTCTCCGGCATCCACTCGATGTGGACCAACTCGAACTCCTTGATGGTCTCGTGTTTCTCGACGTTGCGGTTCGCGAGTTGTACGTCCTCGTCGACCCACTCGCGGACGCGTTCGTCCTCACAGATTTCCTCGCGCGTGTCCGGTAGCTCGATGTTGCGGTTCTCCGCCCACCGTTCGATGGCGTCGAAGTTCGGGACGATGAGCGCGCTGATGAACTTCTCGTCGTCACCCATCACCATAATCTGGTCGACGCGCGAGGACGTGGAGAACTCGTCTTCGATGGGTTCCGGCGCGACGTTCTTGCCGGTGTCCAACACGAGCAGGTTCTTCAGCCGGTCGTGGTAGACGAGGTAGTCGTCCTCGACACGCCCGACGATGTCGCCGGTCCTGAAGAAGCCGTCGTCGGTGAACGCCTCGTCGGTCTTCTCGGGCATCTCCCAGTAGCCTTCGGTGACGTTCGGCCCCTTGATGAGGAGTTCCCCGACCGTACCCTCGGCGTCCTCGAACTGCTCTTGGTTCACCTTCGACTCGTCGATTCGGATGTCGACATCCGGCAGCGGCGGACCGAGGGTCCCGATGCGGAGGTCCTCTGGGGGGTTCGAGGTGACGACTGGCGACGCCTCGGTGAGGCCGTACCCCTCGTAGATGGGAAGTCCCATGCCATCGAACAGGCGCGAGAGGTCTACGCTGAGGCTCCCACCACCGCTGACGAACAGTTCGACGTTCCCGCCGAGTTCCTCCTTGACCGACCGGAACACGAGCAGGTTCGCGATGGACCGCTTCGCCTTGAGGCCGAGCGACGGGTTGTCCGTTTCGCTGTACTGTCGCCCGATATCGACGGCCCAGTCGAAGATTCGTTCCTTGAGGTCCGACCCGCTGGCCTGCTCGCGCATCTGCTCGAAGATGCGTTCGTAGACGCGCGGGACGCTCGCTCCGCCGTTGGGTTTGATTTTCTTGATGTCCTCGCTGACCGTGTCGGGGCTCTCGGCGTACCCCACGGTGAGGCCGGACGCGAACTGCAGGAAGTGTCCCGCCGTCCGCTCGAAGACGTGTGCCAACGGGAGGAACGAAATCGTCGTCTTCCCGGCTGTCAGGGCTGGCGTGTCCGGGTCCTTGTCCGGGCGCGGACCAACTCGTTTGCGGAGCTGATTGATGTTCGCTCGGAAGTTCCGGTGGGTCAGTTTGACCCCTTTCGGCTTGCCCGTCGTCCCCGAGGTGTAGATGAGGCTCGCGAGGCCGTGGCTGTCGATGTCCGCGATACGAGAGCGGTACGTCTCCTCGTCGAACGCTTCGTCGCCCATCTGGTACACGTCCGCGAGCGTGTAGATGTCGGGCACGTC
This genomic window contains:
- a CDS encoding SpoVR family protein; this translates as MNSDRYEARRIAEDLEEPVDEASNLAAKLGLDPYPVNYWIVDYDEMNELIAYGGFQQRYPHWRWGMQYDQQQKQSQFLGGKAFEIVNNDNPSHAFLQESNTMADQKAVITHVEAHADFFANNEWFGMFADNPDAAAMLARHSDAIEEYMQDPDIDRAAVEKWIDSILCLEDNIDQHEPYAPVETEFREERPDDEIDREDVAEKLDELDLSEEVRGQVFDEEWLEAQRDDDGEVTFPADPQKDVLGFLREHGMAYDTDAGKAVAMTDWQREILEILRREAYYFAPQKMTKVLNEGWASYWESTMMSKEAFADADEFVKYADHMAQVLGSPGLNPYKLGLELWQYVENTTNRREVVEHLLKVDGITWRNFHDRVDFGAVQDHIAPDPMLSDIPASLDEFAADDPRVDAEALERARKGDVDIETYPWKVLTYEGLAERHYSLVEPANRGFVSRIGQEELERVSRYMFDTERFDSVADALADIDYTRGWDRMREIRESHNDVTFLDEFLTQEFVDENDYFTYEYTQSTGDYRVTSTDYEDVKKKLMLQFTNFGKPTVVVEDGNYNNRNELLLAHRYNGVMLDVEQATDTLERVFELWGRPVNLKTIVKELDEHDIEVAKRRDQEPEPEERGKLIRYDGEEVTVRDLDWDEVEHLGATDVDYDTKPDEWLA
- a CDS encoding DASH family cryptochrome, with protein sequence MSKTAIVWFRTDLRVHDNPPLAAAVEDTDEVVPVYTFDPQQFGESEYGVPKTGPRRAQFRRESVTDLRSSLRERDGDLVVRQGRPDRVLPTLAREHDADAVHCQTRPATEEYETEASVRQSLSHEGIELKTHWTHTLYHREDLPTPVADIADTFTPWRQDVEENAAVREPVPAPETVPTPAVDSGDVPSLSDLGFENPETDIDDRGVYEFRGGETAGLERLAEYVWERDRLREYKETRNGLLGADYSSKLSPWLAHGCLSPRRVHAAVREYEAERVANESTYWLVFELLWRDFDAFQFEKHGAQFFQPGGIRARDIDWRKDRTAFERWASGETGVPFVDANMRELNATGYMSNRGRQNAASFLANTLGVDWRLGAAYFESRLIDYDVCSNWGNWAYVAGTGNDSRDSAFDVVGQAHRYDGDAEYVTHWCPELDGLPSAYAHEPWTMSEAEQRQYGVELGIEYPDPMVDVDAGHEQFE
- a CDS encoding DUF7344 domain-containing protein, with protein sequence MSTATQRPRTDTLDASEIHDILRNDRRRLAIKCLRENGETLSVRDLSEAVAARETGESPPPRDKRRSVYVSLHQTHLPKLDELGILEYDTDNKRVLLQDRATEVTTYMEVVPRYGITWAEYYLVLGVLGFGTVLTANLGTPLFGTIGAPTVATGYLLVLVASAAYHVRSQDRRLFEGLRSEDIAPDAEADADE
- a CDS encoding helix-turn-helix domain-containing protein, with protein sequence MRYFDFTISPDDGAIHPADKVIADHPDVRRDALMHVNALGDGTGVLLYRLFGDHETLTAAIDDSPAVLAWDVLDVQDDRFHLYLHVPPGQPAGSLMALAQKYALIIDTPLTFTDQGGLRTTIVGTHEMLRKALEETPDGVRFAVEQAGQYSPDREDILSVLTDRQHEVFETAIEEGYYEIPRQTTHEDISDALGCAPSTVDEHLRKAESRVLSALMR
- a CDS encoding secondary thiamine-phosphate synthase enzyme YjbQ; the protein is MVRADFETQTDDRVTVVDITDDVADALPADASGTCTVFVRHTTAAVSVNEAEPRLLDDIETAVAGLVPESGWHHDELDGNADAHLRSMFLGRDVTLPVVDGSLDLGTWQSVLLVECDGPRTRTVTVVCE
- a CDS encoding AMP-dependent synthetase/ligase, which translates into the protein MASSDSVAEWREAEREYEDEVIGHNTIPELFEETVERNAERAAQKYKGGIYSRSLTPDIVPEPDADEYTTITYERMGDIVRRLSTGFRELGVENGDRVGLMSNTRMEWALSDFGILGAGGAVSTIYTESSPKQCKYLLNNPGADGVVVENEYLLDRIIKVEEELSLDFVVVIDGLDEYDDVPDIYTLADVYQMGDEAFDEETYRSRIADIDSHGLASLIYTSGTTGKPKGVKLTHRNFRANINQLRKRVGPRPDKDPDTPALTAGKTTISFLPLAHVFERTAGHFLQFASGLTVGYAESPDTVSEDIKKIKPNGGASVPRVYERIFEQMREQASGSDLKERIFDWAVDIGRQYSETDNPSLGLKAKRSIANLLVFRSVKEELGGNVELFVSGGGSLSVDLSRLFDGMGLPIYEGYGLTEASPVVTSNPPEDLRIGTLGPPLPDVDIRIDESKVNQEQFEDAEGTVGELLIKGPNVTEGYWEMPEKTDEAFTDDGFFRTGDIVGRVEDDYLVYHDRLKNLLVLDTGKNVAPEPIEDEFSTSSRVDQIMVMGDDEKFISALIVPNFDAIERWAENRNIELPDTREEICEDERVREWVDEDVQLANRNVEKHETIKEFELVHIEWMPENDLLTPSLKKKRRNIMSEFEDKVEKIYRGEAATADD